TATTGGTCAACTGCTATTTTTTGGACTAACTCATGGTAGAGTTTATCTCTATTTTTTTCGGCTTGATGCAGGGTTTTAGCAATTTCGGTGCTAATGGTAATATCATTGACTTGGGAGGCTAATCTTCTACTCATTTCTGCAAAGATTAATTGACATTCTTTCCTTAGTTTATCTTTATAAAGATTTTCATAGGCTGGATTAACTAATTTGGAGAGAATTTGACTTGCTTTTTCTTTTTCTTCGGGAGTTTCGGCACTACAGGTGTCGGGGTGCAATTGATAGGCAATTTTGAGATAGCGTAAACGAATGTCTTTGGCGCTAGCATCAATGGGTACACCTAAAATAGAGTAGTAGTCTTTTACTTCGTATTTAAATAGTCCATACTTGACATTGATGTTCATCATATAATTGTGCTGTTTTATGGGTTGCCTATATTTGAATTATATATAAGTATTTAACTATTTAACCTCAATTCGGGATAACGGGTTATGGGTAGCACAAGTTTTGGGGTGTAGGTTAGAGGTGTGATGTTGTTTAATTACGGTGTGAAATATATTTTGATGATCAAAACTATTGATTATTAAAAATATTACCACTATTGCCCATTCCCTGCCTTCCTATGAAGATGTTAAACTCAGGCTACCTATCAATCAATTATTGATAAACCCATTGACAGAGGGTAAACAATCGATATATTGTACTACGATACCGCTAGTTGATATTTTTGGGATGTCAAAGGTATCACTGATGGTTTTATTTATCTTACCCTAAATAATGTGGGTTTTGTTTAATCATAGATAGTCACAAGTTTTCGCAAACATAGAGATTAATAATTTTAATTAACTAGCTGAATTAAAGTATAAAAGTATAGGAGAAAAAGTGCGTAGAATTATTATTGCTGGTAACTGGAAAATGCACAAAACTCAGAGAGAATCTTTAGAGTTTTTACAAGGTTTTTTACCTCACTTAGAAGATACCCCCGAAAAAAGAGAGGTAGTTTTATGTGTACCTTTCACCAGTTTAAATTTTATGTCAAAAAATTTACATGGTAGCCGAGTTAAACTAGGGGCGCAAAATATCCACTGGGCGAAGGAAGGGGCTTTCACTGGGGAGGTTTCTGGAGCTATGTTAACGGAAATTGGTTTAAATTATGTTATTGTGGGCCATAGTGAGCGTCGTCAGTATTTTGGAGAAACTGATGAGACTGTCAATAAGAGATTGTTGGCGGCACAAAGTCACGGTTTAACTCCTATTTTGTGTGTGGGTGAAAGTAAAGCCCAGAGAGATGGGGGGGAAACTGAACAAGTTATTTTTGACCAACTTAAAAAAGGTTTGGTAGATGTTGATCAGGATAACTTAATTATAGCATATGAACCCATATGGGCGATTGGTACTGGGGATACTTGCGAAGCAACGGAGGCTAATCGGGTTATCGGTTTGATTCGTGGGCAGTTAACGAATAAGGATGTTACTATCCAGTATGGTGGTTCGGTAAAACCTGATAATGTGGATGAAATTATGGCACAATCTGACATTGATGGGGCTTTAGTGGGGGGCGCTAGTCTCCAGGCTGATAGTTTTGCTAGGTTGGTTAATTATCGATAAGTCGTTGCTGATTTTAGGTATAATTTGTCATTAGGGTGGGCAATAGGCAGTGGTTTAATTTGATTAATGATCGTTTTAAATCATTGTCCATTGTCTATGTCTATTTTTTACTAATCATCCTTGGGGTGTTTAGCGATGCCTAGTTTAATGAGATTTTTTTCTAAAATTTGAATAAAGTTAGCGTCTTTGAGGTATATTTGCCGATCGCCCCCAGGATATAATAAATAAAGGTTAGTGCTATTCTTATCAATAAAGGTAAAAGCCTGTTTAAATTGTATTCCGTTAGATTTAATGGGTGCGTCAAAGTGCGCTGGGATAATATATTCAAAATTCCATAAAGATACCAAATTCGCCCAATTTAAAACCTTTTTCGAGGCTTGGGGTAAAATAAGGCTTTCAAGGATAGGGGCTACTAAAAGACGGTTACGGATGGCCATAAATGAGGTTTGCCACCCCGATAACCAACGGAAGGGAAAAAGCCCAAAATAATTACGACGACTACGGTTAGGCGCATTGATGGCGTTGATAATTAATTCTTTTAAACCCACCGTATCAATCATACTCGGGCGAAAATAAAGGGCAAATAGACATATTCTTTGCCATCCTTTGAGACGGTTAAATTCATTGTCAGGCAAGTCATCAAGGGCCGTTTCACGGGCATGGAAAAGTAAAGGGAAGGGGTTTAATTGGACAATTTCGGGAGGTTTTTCGGGAATAGATATAACCGTATCCGTCACCAATAGGGTACGAGATGATTTATGATACATGGCAACCTCGGAAAATGAGCCTTGGGTTAAGTCAATGTCGAGGATATGATATTCAAATTCCTTGGCAAAGGGAGATTCCCGCCAATCGAGGGGTAAAAATTTTGTTCTATTGATGGGGAAACCCACCCAAGATAATGGTAAACGAAAAGGGAAAGTCCATTGACTGGGTACACAATAAATCTCGGCGTAGGGGAAGCGACGGGCAAAAGGGGGTACAAATATTTTATGTTCTAACCCTGAACTTGTAGAGTGGATAATATATTTAATGTTGCCATGGAGTGCCTCCAATTCTCTCACTAATTTTACACATTCTTGGGTAGGGGCGATCGGGCAATATACCAATAAACCCCCCTCCTCCAACTTCACCACCGTCATGCGAATAGGCACAACCGCATATAACAACCCATGAGGTTGCTCAAAAGTCCAAATCTTATCTTTTAATACTTCCTTTCTGATGGTTGCCCTACGATTATAGGGATAGAGGGGTAATAAAAACCACCAGCCCCATTTTTGCTCTTTATTACTATTAATACTCACGTCAATGGACAATTAAATATTTATATTACTTCTTTATTAGTCTTAAAATAGCTTGTAGAAAAATAATGTTTTCAACTCCAATAAGCCATAGAAATTAAGAACTTCATCCTCTATCTTAACAATTTAGATACAAGCAAGACAAACTAGAAATAACTTTAATTTAATTGTCCATTGTTCATTCTTAATTGTCAATTATTTTAATTGATACCCAATAATTCCACATCAAAAATCAGAGTAGCATTAGGAGGAATGACACCACCAGCGCCCCTAGCCCCATAACCTAAATCTGGGGGAATAATGAGAGTAGTTTTGTCACCAATTTTCATATTAGCAACCCCTTCATCCCATCCTTTAATAACTTGCCCTACTCCTATGGTAAAGGTAAAAGGTTGGTTTCTATCTTTTGAGCTATCAAATTTTTTACCTCTCTTATAACCTTCTTCTGCTAAATAACCAGTGTAATGCACCGTTACTTTTTGCCCCCTAGTGGGAGATTCTCCATCCCCTGCCTCAGTTTGCACAGAAATTAAACCAGTAGAAGAAGTTTGAGCGTTAGATAAATCGATTTCCATATTTCCTGTTTCCATAAGTTGACTTGCACTAGCCACCAAAGTGGGTGACTCTGCCTGAATTTCTTGGGTGGTAGTTGATGCCACCGCACTGGAATTATTGTTAAAAATCACGGAGAAAATTAACATCCCAGCACATACAAAAATAATGCCTAAGCTAATGACAATCGGTTTCATTTTTTATTAAATGTCTTGAAGTCATTTTTAATTGTCTATGATTAACGAGCAAATGTCTATGGAGTAACTTTAATTCCTGCAATAAAATTCTAGTGGTGGAGTGAATTGATAATGGAGAATTGGTAATGATGATTTTGTTATGCTTGAATTGAGCAAAATCTAATTAAACGCTAATGAGTTTTTCCCTATCTACATTTTGTAAAACACTCACACTACCCATTCTTTGCATCTCCTTACTACTCTTATCCGCAAGATGTAACACCCAAGGCAAACGAGAGGCACTATAACCACTAGCGGGGTTAAGTTGGGCGAGATGATAGGTTTGTAAGGCAAGAATATTCAAAGGCGCATCTCCATATTCATGGATAACCTTAAGGGGTTTTACACTACCGATGTTTTTATTCACAGGTTGATGGGTGACGATGGAAAAAGACTTACTGTTATTCATAAAAAAAACTGTGCCGGATGGGGCATCATAATATTTATCGCTTTGGGGGTTAAAACATCCCATTCTACCTGTGCCACTTTTTCTCACACTGAGGATGTCGAGGGCTATTTGTTGTTGTTTTAATTCCTCTATGGTTAGGCTAAATTCTTCTTTTTGCACTAATCCATCTCTCATAATTAAGATTCGGTGGGGATAACGATCGCACTTATGATAAAATTTCAAAACTAGGTTAGAAATTATTTGCCAAACTACTTTCCCTGAAATAGCCTCTCCCCGTTGCACATCGGGCAATTCCCATCCTAAACTTTGCCCATCGGCTAAAATAGCATACGCTGGAGTACCATAGTATAACTGACGATTTGTCCCTGTATCAAAGCCAATAATTAAGTCCGCCGTTTGAGCATAGTTAGAGGGCTTTAAATGCACTGTTTGCCATTGGGCTTTACACAATAATCCTAACACCACATTAGTGGCTTTGTAAGCGTTTGCCTTGGGTTTTGCAATGATAAATTGTGTGGCAATACCTGCACTAAAGGCAGATTTTCTAATCTCAATTTTTTTTGTATTACCTAAACGCTCTTTTAACACTACTAAAACTGTTTTAATACCCTCATCTGCCCATTTTTGCCAAAACATTTTTCTTTCTAAATCATGATGGGGAAAATCTTGAGCATTGCGATAGGATTGATAATTAATTTCAACATCACTACTTCTAGCAATATCTAATAAACATTTTTCTACTTCTGCAGGATATTGATGCGCGTCATTGTATAAATTTAAACAACCTAATTTTAATTCCCCTACCTTTGCACAGCCTTTTTGTCTTACTTGACTAACTTTATTTACCTTTCCTTTTTTAGCTAAAATTTCTGCTTCAGGTAATTTAAAACCAGTCACTTTTATGGCTTCACATTTGTAGTTTTTATCATCAACTTGATAGATTTTAGTGGCAATTTCATTAGCAATAAAGGTAGATTCATCAATACGTTGTTGGAAAGATTTTTTAATCAGTTGAAATACTTCTTGAACTTCTTTTTTTTCCTCAAAATCTGTATTTTCTGCCACATGGGCTAACATTTCCATGGTAAGGGAAGGAGATACTCGAGAGGATAAATGGGGAATTAATTGATTATTAAAACCATTGGCTTTTTTAACTAAAATTAACTGAGAATTCTTGATTTCTTTTTCTGTTGCCCCCCTTTCTCGATGATATTGTGCAAGGCTGGTTTGGGTATTTTCAATCATCATTGTTTCTGGATTTTCATCGGTGATGTCTTTTAATATCCAGCTAAGATATTTACCCTCTATTTTGTAAGTATTTCTCATATACTTAAAAGGTGCATCGGGATATTTCTCTAACCATTGTTGTAATGTCCAAGGGGTATAAAAGCGATGATGGCTATCGATTTCCAAGAATAGTCTGCCATCGGCGGCAATATCTACATCTATTTTTTTTCCTCTATGTACTTCCCAACCTTCTCCATATTTGGCTGTGCCTTCTTGCCCTGTTATCCACCATATAATTCCTTCGTTGGTTTTTTGGATGGCACTATGTTTATGTTTTTTTAGTTGTTTATATAGGTTATTTCTTTCTATTTTTTCGAGGGCTTTTCTTTGGTTTAAATTATCTGGATTTAGTGTTATTTTATTAATTAATTGTAATGTCCAATTTTCTGTAGATAGTTTTTCTTCGTCTATTTCTTCTCTGGTAATAATGGTATTTTGAAATATTGCTCCTACTACTTTTATATCATACAAAATACGGGCGATCGCCCTTAATTCCTGTCCTGTTTCGCTCCATTGATGAAATGAGCATTGATATTGATAAACTTCCCTTTCTTTTTCCGATAATTGTTTAACAAAAAACTTATTTAAAACTAATCCAACCTTAGTTAAATGAACCACATTAATAACCCTATCATTAACCTATTCAAACATTTTATGATAGTTGATGGTCAAAAAAATTAAAAATACCACAAAAATATTAGCATTGCACGGGTTATGGTATGAAATATGGTTGAATTACACTAAAAACCAAGACTTCTAAATATTATAACCGTTCCCTTCCTCAACGAGAAATCATACCTAAAATCGGCAACGCTAAATATTATCAGTATTCCCCGTGGTTATGGAGGGAAGTCGAGATGTCCTATTCCCTGCCTAAAATTGTAATTTAACTAAATACCATATCGCTTATTGCTTGTCTAAATGCCACCACTTTACCAATAACAGCAATGGCAGGGGCTTCAAATCCTGATGATTCTACTTTCTCAATGATATTTTCCAGATTACCATATAACTCCTGTTGATCGGGACGTGTACCCCAACGAATAAGCGCTATTTGGGTTTGGGGTGTCAACCCTGCCTCCATTAATTGGGGAATAATTTGATGAAGGTTATGGATTCCCATATAAATAACTATAGTTTCCGAACCACGGGCGATCGCACTCCAATCCACATTAGGGCGATATTTTCCCACCGATTCATGGCCGGTAACAAAAGTAACCGATGAACTATAACCCCGATGAGTAACAGGAATACCGGCATAAGCAGGAGCGGCAATACCAGAAGTAATCCCCGGTACCACTTCCACAGGAATCCCAGCTTTGATTAAATCCGCCATTTCCTCTCCTCCCCGACCAAAAACAAAGGGATCTCCCCCCTTCAGGCGTACCACTATGGCGTGTTCACGGGCTTTTTCGATCAAAATTTCATTAGTTTCATTTTGGGGCAAAGAATGGCGACCACGGCGTTTCCCTGCGTTGATTTTTTCGGCGTAGGGGCTAATAATATCTAAAATTTCTGGACTAACTAGGGCATCATACACCACCACATCTGCCAATTCTAACAGTGATTTTCCCTTAACCGTAAGTAATCCGGGGTCCCCGGGACCTGCGCCCACTAAATAAACTGTTCCGATGAAAGAATTCTGACTCATAAATTAAGGGTGTTTTGCAAAAAAGCCGTAATGAAGCAATAAATTAAAATATAATAAAATTTTGGCCTATTATCAGTTAATTTTAATACATTCTCCCCAAAATTAAATCTGTTTATTGTTTATATACTCTTGATAAGAACCCTTTTCGAGTACCATGGTAGCTTGGAGAGGTAACAGAGGAGGAGAAAAGAAGTAACCTTGCCCCCACGAACATCCATGCTGTTTTAACCAGTTTTTTTGTTCCACTGCTTCTACCCCTTCAGCAATAACAGACATCCCGATGGATTTAGATAAAACAATAATTGATTCGGTAATCAATTGATTATGATGATTAAACTCTAAATTATGGACAAAACTGCGATCAATTTTGAGAATATCTACAGGTAAACGATGTAAATAACTAAAACAAGAATATCCTGTGCCAAAATCATCAATACTAATAGAAATATTTCTTTCTTTTACTTGATGTAATAAATAAAAAGTGGACTCAAGATTTTCTATCAACATACTTTCAGTAATTTCTAGGCTCAAGGTGTTGGGTAAAATTTCATATTCAGAAAGAATTTCATCTAAAGTAGTAATCAAAGAATTATTTAACTGTTTTACGGATAAATTAATGCTTAATTTTAAGGGATAGTTAAATTGTTTTTGCCATGTAGATAATTGTTGACAACCTGTTTTTAAAATCCATTGCCCTAGGGGGATTATTAACCCCATTTCTTCGGTAATGGAAATAAATTTGAAGGGAGAAATTAACCCTTTTTTTGGATGTTGCCAACGGATAAGGGCTTCAAAACCTTCGATGACGGATGATTCTAGGTTAACGATGGGTTGATAGTTTAAAATAAATTCCTGATTATCAAGGGCGTGACGTAAATCATTTTCCATTTGTAGTCTTTCCACGACCTGGGAGTGCATAATGGGATCGAAGATGGCATATTTGCCCTTTCCTCTTTGTTTAGCCCGATACATGGCTATATCTGCATCTCTGAGGATGTTTTCGGCTTTCTCATCCTCTGCACTGCCTGTGGTGATGCCGATACTGGTTTTGATGAAAACGTTTTTATTGTCTAGGGTAAAGGGTGATTCGAGGGCTTGGATAATTCTTTGGGCTACGGTGATGGCTTCTTGAATGGTGGCAATGTCTTCTAATAAAATAACAAATTCATCTCCTCCGAGTCGGGCGGCAATATCTGTTTCTCGGATGAAGTCTTGTAATAGTTTTGCCATGGAGATGAGTAATTTATCACCCGTGGAATGTCCTAAACTATCGTTAATGACTTTGAAGTTATCTAAGTCTAGGAATAAGACGGCAAATTGAATTTGGGAATTTCTTTTCTGTTTTTGGATGGCTAATTCTAGTCTTTGGGTGAGTAAGTCTCGGTTTGCTAATCCTGTTAGTTTGTCGTGAAAAGCGTTATGTTTTAATTGTTGTTCGATTAAGATGCGATCGCTTATATTTGTTACAGTACCGATATAACCTTTTAGTTGATTATGGCGATCATATTCTGGTAAACATTGTCCAAAAACCCATACTATGGATTTATCAGGCCGTTGGAAACGATATTCTATGTCAAAGTTTACTCCTTTTTTAATGGAATTTGTCCAATGGATTGTTTTTTCTCTGTCTTCGGGGTGAATACCA
The Cyanobacterium stanieri LEGE 03274 genome window above contains:
- the cobA gene encoding uroporphyrinogen-III C-methyltransferase — encoded protein: MSQNSFIGTVYLVGAGPGDPGLLTVKGKSLLELADVVVYDALVSPEILDIISPYAEKINAGKRRGRHSLPQNETNEILIEKAREHAIVVRLKGGDPFVFGRGGEEMADLIKAGIPVEVVPGITSGIAAPAYAGIPVTHRGYSSSVTFVTGHESVGKYRPNVDWSAIARGSETIVIYMGIHNLHQIIPQLMEAGLTPQTQIALIRWGTRPDQQELYGNLENIIEKVESSGFEAPAIAVIGKVVAFRQAISDMVFS
- a CDS encoding DUF4336 domain-containing protein, translating into MSINSNKEQKWGWWFLLPLYPYNRRATIRKEVLKDKIWTFEQPHGLLYAVVPIRMTVVKLEEGGLLVYCPIAPTQECVKLVRELEALHGNIKYIIHSTSSGLEHKIFVPPFARRFPYAEIYCVPSQWTFPFRLPLSWVGFPINRTKFLPLDWRESPFAKEFEYHILDIDLTQGSFSEVAMYHKSSRTLLVTDTVISIPEKPPEIVQLNPFPLLFHARETALDDLPDNEFNRLKGWQRICLFALYFRPSMIDTVGLKELIINAINAPNRSRRNYFGLFPFRWLSGWQTSFMAIRNRLLVAPILESLILPQASKKVLNWANLVSLWNFEYIIPAHFDAPIKSNGIQFKQAFTFIDKNSTNLYLLYPGGDRQIYLKDANFIQILEKNLIKLGIAKHPKDD
- the tpiA gene encoding triose-phosphate isomerase; this translates as MRRIIIAGNWKMHKTQRESLEFLQGFLPHLEDTPEKREVVLCVPFTSLNFMSKNLHGSRVKLGAQNIHWAKEGAFTGEVSGAMLTEIGLNYVIVGHSERRQYFGETDETVNKRLLAAQSHGLTPILCVGESKAQRDGGETEQVIFDQLKKGLVDVDQDNLIIAYEPIWAIGTGDTCEATEANRVIGLIRGQLTNKDVTIQYGGSVKPDNVDEIMAQSDIDGALVGGASLQADSFARLVNYR
- a CDS encoding FKBP-type peptidyl-prolyl cis-trans isomerase; the encoded protein is MKPIVISLGIIFVCAGMLIFSVIFNNNSSAVASTTTQEIQAESPTLVASASQLMETGNMEIDLSNAQTSSTGLISVQTEAGDGESPTRGQKVTVHYTGYLAEEGYKRGKKFDSSKDRNQPFTFTIGVGQVIKGWDEGVANMKIGDKTTLIIPPDLGYGARGAGGVIPPNATLIFDVELLGIN
- a CDS encoding argonaute PAZ domain-containing protein, whose protein sequence is MVHLTKVGLVLNKFFVKQLSEKEREVYQYQCSFHQWSETGQELRAIARILYDIKVVGAIFQNTIITREEIDEEKLSTENWTLQLINKITLNPDNLNQRKALEKIERNNLYKQLKKHKHSAIQKTNEGIIWWITGQEGTAKYGEGWEVHRGKKIDVDIAADGRLFLEIDSHHRFYTPWTLQQWLEKYPDAPFKYMRNTYKIEGKYLSWILKDITDENPETMMIENTQTSLAQYHRERGATEKEIKNSQLILVKKANGFNNQLIPHLSSRVSPSLTMEMLAHVAENTDFEEKKEVQEVFQLIKKSFQQRIDESTFIANEIATKIYQVDDKNYKCEAIKVTGFKLPEAEILAKKGKVNKVSQVRQKGCAKVGELKLGCLNLYNDAHQYPAEVEKCLLDIARSSDVEINYQSYRNAQDFPHHDLERKMFWQKWADEGIKTVLVVLKERLGNTKKIEIRKSAFSAGIATQFIIAKPKANAYKATNVVLGLLCKAQWQTVHLKPSNYAQTADLIIGFDTGTNRQLYYGTPAYAILADGQSLGWELPDVQRGEAISGKVVWQIISNLVLKFYHKCDRYPHRILIMRDGLVQKEEFSLTIEELKQQQIALDILSVRKSGTGRMGCFNPQSDKYYDAPSGTVFFMNNSKSFSIVTHQPVNKNIGSVKPLKVIHEYGDAPLNILALQTYHLAQLNPASGYSASRLPWVLHLADKSSKEMQRMGSVSVLQNVDREKLISV
- a CDS encoding EAL domain-containing protein, which produces MKVNVSRYLKHLKYIVLLVIWLSLIFLEQGNIAQEISNNLKAINVGVYQNSPKVFIDENGNPQGFWVDIIDEIARINNWSIVYVPCRWERCLNLVEANELDLMVDVAYSPERDRTFTFNNNVVLASWSEVYTRPGLELNSIFDLDGKTIGILKSSIQQEVLEKEIQAFGIFPRLVKVDSFEDIFILLENREIDAGIVNNFLGRKNLLEYNISRTNILINPARLHFITPKGDPKNILPELDLTLEKLMDNSDSIYYQARSRWLEPEKIFGWQDIPELLINSLIYIPFFALIFLALWNYFLKKEVARRKIVEQNLQESKNSYINLTNSIPVGVFRTDKDFNCLYVNEYCCQLMGLSAEKIKTEGWLNGIHPEDREKTIHWTNSIKKGVNFDIEYRFQRPDKSIVWVFGQCLPEYDRHNQLKGYIGTVTNISDRILIEQQLKHNAFHDKLTGLANRDLLTQRLELAIQKQKRNSQIQFAVLFLDLDNFKVINDSLGHSTGDKLLISMAKLLQDFIRETDIAARLGGDEFVILLEDIATIQEAITVAQRIIQALESPFTLDNKNVFIKTSIGITTGSAEDEKAENILRDADIAMYRAKQRGKGKYAIFDPIMHSQVVERLQMENDLRHALDNQEFILNYQPIVNLESSVIEGFEALIRWQHPKKGLISPFKFISITEEMGLIIPLGQWILKTGCQQLSTWQKQFNYPLKLSINLSVKQLNNSLITTLDEILSEYEILPNTLSLEITESMLIENLESTFYLLHQVKERNISISIDDFGTGYSCFSYLHRLPVDILKIDRSFVHNLEFNHHNQLITESIIVLSKSIGMSVIAEGVEAVEQKNWLKQHGCSWGQGYFFSPPLLPLQATMVLEKGSYQEYINNKQI